Below is a genomic region from Triticum urartu cultivar G1812 unplaced genomic scaffold, Tu2.1 TuUngrouped_contig_10310, whole genome shotgun sequence.
GAGGTTCTGCTGGATCTTGTCAGGTGGAGGAAGCACGGAGCACGACATTGGCCAGATTCTAGCCGTGAGAGCAGGAGGGACCCAGGACGACCGGCCTGCCCTACGGGAGCTGCCAGAGAATCAGATGGGGAGGTTACCACGCTCTATGATCAGCCCTGCGCCGCCGGCGAAGAAACGGTTAGGATCTATCGGGAAGGAGATAAATCAGTACCTTCTCTGCCAAGTCGCCCAGTTTACATCCGGATCTGGGCTGCCGCCGCTGCCAACGGAAATTTTTGGCTCGTGTGTCGTCGCTGTGTAGTGGGTATCGGGTTAGAGTATCTTCAACAGGCGCGCAGCGCGATAAAATAGTTTTACATCGTCGAAATAGCATTTTAGCGCACGTACGAGGGTGGCTGCTTTTTCAGGCCCTGCAAAATTTAGCGTGCCACTGTAGCGCTTCACTAGGCACGGTAAAATCCAGCTCGCTCGACTAGACGGTGCATGGAAAAAATATATGAAACAACACATACGGAAGCATTCATAGTATAGTTAAAGCCCCAAACCACAAGCAAGTTCATACGGTGCTAAATAAAAATAGATAAAACGATGCTAGACTACTCCTCGTCCTCCTTGGTGGTGTAGTCTGACTATGTAAACGCGTCAAGCCACCGAGGTTCTTCATTGTCCCAGGTCGACGCAGGTCCCAGCTCGATCCGGGCTTCCGCCAGTTCCTTCCGTGCACGCTTGTTCACTCGATGCACGGCTCGCTTCGCCCTCCTCTGCGCCTCGAACCCATTCCCGGCAGCGACATCCTGCGGGAAGCACTCGCGCCACACAACCATGGCGTGCTCGTCAACCTCTCTGACGAGGAGGCGGGGCTTCCGCCTCTGTTGGAGGCGGCGATCCTTGTCGCTGATTTGTCGCTGGGGAGGCGCAAGATCCTACACCTGCTCATGCCTATGCACGTCGGAGAAATTCATCTGCGACCAAGGCCGCCCgaggcgccacgccgccgcgtcgtaTACGCGAGCAGCCTCATGGACAGTGTCGAATGGTCCAAGCCCGAGGCTTGTATCGCTGGAGGGGCAGAGGCATACGATGCGGTAGCCTGAGCTACTCCGGGGGTGCGGAGGCATGGAGGGGCGCTAGAACCGACGGGGCGAGAAGGCGCGGGGGTGGCTGGGCACTGGAAGAGGCGGGGGAAGAAGCCATGGCGGGATGGAACTTTCTGGCGATTGGTGGTCGCAGGCGCGCGGCTTTTAACCAGCGTGCTGGGCGTCGCGCGCTAAAACTACCGCGCGCGCCAATTTATTTCGCGCTCCAAAATTTTGTGCGCCTGCCGGAGCTCGCCGCGTGGCCTCTCGCGCGCCAAACTGGCTATTTTTCCAGCGCGCCGCAAATTTCGCGTGCCTGTTAGAGATGCTCTTAGGGCGAGAAGGGCATCAAAGGCAAATTAACTGCGAACGAGGAACCTTTCTGCAAAATGTACGCAAAGTTTGCTCCACCCGAATATGTGCCACTGATCTTTAATCCGTTGGTCCAGCTTCGGTTTTCTATTTTTTCTACCGCATGCTCAGATTCTATTGTAGTCCGTCCTGTCTCATAACAGCTCGATCGATCTGCAGGCAATTATAATTCGTGTACGTCTCGGTCTACGTCCGTCCCTTCTCGATCTGAGCCCTTCATTTAAATATACAGCCTATACAGACCAAATCGACAACACAAACTTAGTTCCAGCGACAATTTCGACGAGCGAGGGAGCTAGCGTTTCGACGAGAGATCCATCGATCCACACATCTCATATAGGTACGTACGTAGTCCTCTCGCCTTCAATTCGCGTCGTCGTGAGGATCATGGCGGCGGCAGCgctactgctgctgctggtgtcgctggcggcggcggcggcggcgcccacGAGCAACACATCGGAAAGGTGGGAGAGGACGAGGAGCGAGGAGAAGGAGCGGATCTTCATGGAGTGGAAGGCGAGGCACGGGCACGGCACAACCAACAGCTCCCTGACCGAGGTGGAGGAGGAGCACCTGCACGCCATGTTTATGAAGGACTTCTGCGACATCGCCCACGAGGAGCACCGGTACACCATATTTAAGGAGGCCCTCCGCGACATCGACCAGCACAACGCTGGCTAGGCCATCAGGGTCTACAATAACAACCGATGCATCGACCAGTTCAGCCATCTCATCCAAGAGGAGTATGAAGCAGTTTGCTGCGGGTACTGGGAGGTGATGCCGTCCGAGGCCGAATTACAGAGGGTGGGCGAGATCCAGGAGCGCTTGTGGCAGGCATTTACTCATCGGTTAATTTAATTCTTGGTTGACAGGAAATTTACTGGATTGCTTTTTTATGGCTCATCAAGCATCTCCAATGTTTTCTATACCAGCAAAAAGTAGAGGATCTTTTTTAACATCAAAGTAGATGGTTTTCTCATAGATGAAATAGTTAGGATATAGTATGTCTGTGTTGCACATGGCTTTCATTATGCAAGATAGGAGAGGGAGTAGAGGCTTATTCTTTCATGCAAGAATATACTGATGCTGATTGGATTATATTCTTGCCTTGTTTAGGCGCATGGGACACACTACAGTGCTTCTATTTTCCATGTTTCTGCCCATGGCCTCACCGGACTACTATTATTCTGCAAGACTTGCAAAAAGCTTCCAGCACATATACATGGGGACGGTATCAATTGGAGACATGGAGCAGAGCTATTTTCTTGCAAGACAGGAAGTTGTTGCCATGCTGAATTGTGATATCATTAATCACAAAGCGGTTCCAACACTAGTAGCTTATCATTTTATCTCGTTCATAGAAAGAAAAAACTTGTCTGATTAATAAGTAGTTGTATTTCCCACGTATGTTTAATCATTGCATTTCTTTCCAATTAGCGTGGCGACATTCTCCCCTTGGCAGTGGGCACCCTAAATGTTTTTAGGATGTGtttagggcacatctagatgtgctctagttattgcacatctaagtgagtgaatcaagtataaagaaaaaaagaaaaaagaggaagaaaatattcacacgaatctcaatgtaagatcaatgacatatgacttagatgtgcaatacttatggcacatctagatgtgctttagcaaaactgataTTTTTTTAAACAACGTTCTGCTATAGTTATTTCCCGTCATACTCAGCGCCAGGAATAGTGTTCCTAGGAACTCTGGTATACACTGCGAAGATGTTAaacagtactccctccgtccggatttattaggcctaaagacaacttctcttagaccaagacacatagtaatttgctcatattaaTTCATTCATTCTACTCCCAATGCACTCTCGCATATGCATACAACCAATGAAAAAGCATGTATGAAGTGTATTAATTTTCCAGCCTTAGCACCAACAACAATGACTTTCAATGCAACCAATGAAATGGCTGCATGGATGCACCTTTCCAAAGCGAGGCCTTATAAAAAGGGACATGCTTGTGATGCTGAGAGGCCTAATAAatccagacggagggagtatataactAGCTGTATAGGGTTACTGTATATCTCATGTATTGTATCCCTTGTATATGGGACCAGACACATGGTGTACGTGCTAGCCTATACCGTAGTGGACCCATATATTGTCTACTGCATCGGTACACGCACTAGAACGAATCGAGGCCCTATGGGACCACGCTCCTTTGCTACCCGATTTTGGGCAAACAACTCCGAGCTCTAACCATCCACAGTTTAAGTTCGAACTAGGATGGCTCACTAGAGAGGGATTCCACAATCTGGTTAAGAAAGTATGGTCGCGTCAACATCGGGGTAACACACCCATTCAACGATGGAACAATCGAATTCGCGCCTTGCAATGATTCCTGAGATTGAGCAAAAAAGCCATCTAAACAATCTCGGGCTAAGCACACCGCCGGCATATACAAAAAAGAAAAGTTGCGACTATCTACCTTAATTGATGATCTTGATAAAATTGTGGAGGTGAGGCCTCTCTCTGCTGCTGAGATTGAGCAAAAAGCCATCTAAATGAGCACATTGCCCGCTTTTTACGCGAGGAAGAGATTAAATGGTACCAACGTTGCAAGGCCGGCTCGCTTGTTCAGGGTGATTATAATACGAAGTACTTTCAAATGCTGGCCAATGGCCAACATAGAAAGAAACATATTTCGCTCTTGACCAGGACGAAGGCCATATTGAGGGGGATGCACTGCTTAGAAATTACATTACTATGTAATACAAAGAGCTTTTTCGACCTTCACCTGAAAGCCCTTTCTCGCTGGACGAGTCTATTACTCATGACATACCTCAAGTTTCGGAGGTGGAAATGAGTTTTTAAGCTCTGcgttccttgaagaggaaattcAGACCGCGGTGTTCCGAATGGAACACAATAAGGCTCCAGGACCAGACGGTTTTCCAGTAGAGTTTTATCAATGTTTTTGGGATATGATTAAGGCAGATTTGGTTCAATTGTTTAAGCAATTGCATGCCAAAAATCTTGATATCGCTAGATTAAACTTTGGGGAAATTTTCCTTCTACCCAAGACTAAGGAGGCTAGTCGTATTCAACAAAACAGACCGATCTGCCTTCTAAATGCCAGCTTTAAGATATTCACAAAGGTGACAACTAATCAATTGAATGGGGTAGCTGGCCACGTGGTCAAACCCACCCAAACAACATTCACGCAAGGACGCAACATATTAGATAGAGTTGTTGTGCTGTATGAAACTATGCATGAGCTTCACCGTAAAAAGTCGAATGGAGTCATCTTCAAAATATACTTCGAAAAAGCATATGACAAAGTCAAATAGCCCTTTCTCTTGCAAATTTTGCGAACTAGATGAcaccccgcgcgttgctgcgggaattCATAGTAGTAATGTACAGGATCAATGTTTATGCAGTGAATAATAATAGTTAGAATCATAATGTGGTAGTTCAACAGTAACATGTGAATATTTTAACTACATAAAGTTTATTATGTTTCTATGAATAACTCATGGTTCAATTGTAAAAATAGTAACATGTAGGAGAACTATGCATTGTATTTGTGGATTGTGCCTCTTCTGCAAAATGTCTAGAGATGCATCATTCTATTTATTATGCAATCTATTACAACCGGGTGAGCATATGGTTGGGGTTCTTTCATAGTATTCTCAACTTTGCAATTTCACTTAGCGAACAACTTTTAGTAGAGGTATCACGTGCTTATGACTACATTGTTAATGCTTTGATCAGGTGCAAAAACTTGCTTGGAAGTCAAAGAGTGTACATCATATGAGAATCCTGGACAAAGAGACTACTTGCAGTCATATATGTAAAGCATATTTCAGATCTGAAATGTAGTAAGTAGCAATAGCTAACTTAATATTCTAGGAACAGAAGGGAGTAAAATCGCCGCGTTCTGAAATTATGTCAGAGAGTTGAGACATTTCT
It encodes:
- the LOC125526500 gene encoding oryzain alpha chain-like — translated: MAAAALLLLLVSLAAAAAAPTSNTSERWERTRSEEKERIFMEWKARHGHGTTNSSLTEVEEEHLHAMFMKDFCDIAHEEHRYTIFKEALRDIDQHNAG